Proteins found in one Amycolatopsis aidingensis genomic segment:
- a CDS encoding GMC family oxidoreductase codes for MYDYVIIGAGSAGCVLAARLSEDPAVTVCLIEAGPSDDADVIHVPSAFGQMFRTRLDWDYDSQEESALDGRRVYLPRGRMLGGTSSMNGMVYIRGNRADYDEWNQPGWSYQEMLPYFKRSEDNERGESEYHGVGGPLAVSEGRSNNEMNSAFVEAAVAAGYPENADFNGVEQSGFGFFQVTQRNGRRESAASAFLHPVLDRPNLTVKTHFQVHRVTFESSRATGIVGTHLDEEIAIRAEREVIVSAGVYNSPQLLMLSGIGPAGTLGPLGIPVLVDHPQVGSNLQDHPQALLVYPHDHPISLLVSSDPKYRRQFDEDGSGPLTSNVVESGGFASVHSGGTAPDVQLHAGAVMFREGGLAAPTSHAISYGACVLRPQSRGSVTIASADPTAKPVISHNFYAEKSDLDVAVEGLRLGLELARQKPLKPFTETPLAPPASDRTADLKSYIRRNTQTAYHPAGTCAMGTVLDAELRVRGVDALRVVDASVMPGLVRGNTNAPVIAIAEKAADMIRGLAPA; via the coding sequence ATGTATGACTATGTGATCATCGGTGCCGGTTCCGCGGGCTGTGTTCTCGCTGCGCGTCTCAGTGAGGATCCCGCGGTTACGGTCTGTCTCATCGAGGCGGGACCGAGCGACGACGCGGACGTCATCCATGTTCCCTCGGCTTTTGGTCAGATGTTCCGAACGCGACTCGACTGGGATTACGACTCGCAGGAGGAGTCGGCCTTGGATGGTCGTCGCGTATATCTACCGCGAGGCCGGATGCTTGGCGGGACAAGCTCTATGAACGGAATGGTTTACATTCGAGGTAACCGGGCGGACTACGATGAATGGAACCAGCCGGGGTGGAGCTACCAGGAGATGCTCCCGTACTTCAAGCGCTCCGAGGACAACGAACGCGGCGAGTCGGAGTACCATGGAGTGGGCGGGCCCCTCGCGGTTTCCGAAGGTCGCTCCAATAATGAGATGAACTCTGCCTTTGTCGAAGCCGCGGTAGCGGCGGGTTACCCAGAGAATGCAGATTTCAATGGGGTCGAGCAGAGCGGATTCGGCTTCTTTCAGGTTACCCAGAGAAATGGACGTAGGGAGAGCGCGGCCAGCGCTTTTCTCCATCCAGTGCTCGATCGCCCGAATCTGACTGTCAAGACGCATTTCCAGGTTCATCGGGTCACGTTCGAATCGAGTCGAGCCACCGGGATCGTCGGCACTCATCTGGATGAGGAGATCGCGATCAGGGCGGAACGCGAGGTCATCGTGTCCGCCGGTGTCTACAACTCGCCGCAGTTGCTCATGCTCTCCGGGATCGGTCCCGCGGGGACGCTGGGTCCACTGGGGATACCTGTCCTGGTCGACCATCCGCAGGTAGGGAGCAATCTTCAGGATCACCCGCAGGCTCTGCTCGTCTACCCCCACGACCACCCGATCAGTCTGCTGGTATCCAGTGATCCGAAGTACCGGCGCCAGTTCGATGAGGACGGCAGCGGCCCGCTGACCTCGAACGTCGTGGAGTCCGGAGGCTTTGCCAGCGTACATTCGGGAGGCACGGCGCCCGATGTCCAGTTGCATGCTGGGGCGGTTATGTTCCGGGAGGGAGGGCTCGCGGCGCCGACATCACATGCGATCTCCTACGGTGCCTGCGTGCTCCGCCCGCAAAGCCGCGGTAGCGTGACGATCGCCTCCGCCGATCCCACCGCGAAACCAGTGATCTCCCACAACTTCTATGCGGAGAAATCGGATCTGGACGTCGCTGTGGAAGGGCTCCGCCTCGGTTTGGAGCTGGCGCGCCAGAAGCCGCTCAAGCCGTTCACGGAAACTCCGCTCGCGCCACCCGCGAGCGACCGTACGGCCGACCTCAAATCCTACATTCGGCGGAATACTCAGACCGCCTATCACCCTGCGGGCACCTGTGCGATGGGCACGGTCCTCGACGCTGAGCTTCGCGTCCGAGGAGTCGACGCACTCCGCGTGGTCGACGCGTCGGTCATGCCCGGCCTAGTGCGGGGAAACACGAACGCCCCCGTCATCGCGATTGCGGAGAAGGCCGCGGACATGATCCGCGGTCTCGCCCCAGCGTAG
- a CDS encoding IS4 family transposase, giving the protein MPRPGQSRSSSDERLPDRIAIGVLTKAFPPELVDEVLAVTGRGEQRKRLLPARVVVYFVLAMCLFSREGYEEVTRLLTQGLAWARRWRGQWQVPTTGALSQARARLGPEPLKALFARVAAPVATASTVGAWYRGWRLVAVDGTTFDLPDTPSNVDHFGRPGNSRGEGQSAYPQARVAVLAECGTHAIFAATAGPLATHETALVRELFGELASGMLLVADRAFLGFDLWRAAAGTGADLLWRVRANAVLPVVEQFDDGSYLSEIVAARDQYRRADPITVRVVEYTLGTDETVYRLATTILDPQSAPAAELAALYAQRWEIETALDEVKTHQGGSNFVLRSQHPGGVEQEIYGFLLTHHALRSLMHDTAHAAEIDPDRLSFLRTLRIARRQVTDQAGFSPDTSETITTSGP; this is encoded by the coding sequence GTGCCCAGGCCAGGACAGAGCAGGTCGTCGTCGGATGAGCGGCTGCCGGATCGGATCGCGATCGGGGTGCTGACGAAGGCGTTTCCTCCGGAGTTGGTTGACGAGGTGCTGGCTGTGACGGGGCGGGGTGAGCAGCGGAAACGATTGTTGCCTGCCCGGGTGGTGGTGTATTTCGTGCTGGCGATGTGCCTGTTTAGCCGGGAGGGCTATGAGGAGGTCACCCGGCTGTTGACGCAGGGGCTGGCGTGGGCGCGGCGGTGGCGGGGCCAGTGGCAGGTGCCCACGACGGGGGCGTTGTCGCAAGCACGGGCCCGGCTGGGGCCGGAGCCGTTGAAGGCGTTGTTCGCCCGGGTGGCCGCTCCGGTGGCGACCGCGAGCACGGTCGGGGCGTGGTATCGCGGCTGGCGGCTGGTCGCCGTGGATGGCACCACGTTCGACCTGCCCGACACGCCGTCCAATGTGGATCACTTTGGTCGTCCCGGTAACTCCCGCGGCGAAGGACAAAGTGCCTATCCTCAGGCGCGGGTGGCGGTGTTGGCCGAGTGCGGCACGCATGCCATCTTTGCCGCCACGGCCGGGCCGCTGGCCACCCACGAGACCGCCCTGGTCCGGGAGTTGTTCGGCGAGCTGGCCTCCGGGATGTTGCTGGTGGCCGACCGGGCGTTTCTGGGCTTCGACCTGTGGCGAGCCGCCGCCGGCACCGGAGCCGACCTGCTGTGGCGTGTGCGTGCCAACGCGGTCCTGCCCGTGGTCGAGCAGTTCGATGACGGTTCGTATCTGTCGGAGATCGTCGCCGCCCGCGACCAATATCGGCGTGCTGATCCGATCACGGTCCGGGTCGTGGAATACACCCTCGGCACCGACGAGACCGTCTATCGGCTGGCGACCACCATCCTGGACCCCCAGTCCGCTCCGGCAGCGGAACTGGCCGCGCTGTATGCCCAACGCTGGGAGATCGAGACCGCCCTGGATGAGGTCAAAACCCACCAAGGCGGCTCGAACTTCGTTCTGCGCTCCCAACACCCAGGCGGGGTCGAGCAAGAGATCTACGGGTTCCTGCTCACCCACCACGCCCTGCGGTCACTGATGCACGACACCGCCCACGCCGCCGAGATCGACCCTGACCGGCTCTCCTTCCTCCGCACACTGCGCATCGCCCGCCGCCAGGTCACCGACCAGGCGGGTTTTTCCCCCGACACATCTGAAACGATCACTACAAGCGGCCCGTGA
- a CDS encoding winged helix-turn-helix transcriptional regulator, which translates to MLDEPRSGCPVNAAVEVLGDRWSLIVLRDIMFTNRRHFRTLLRESEEAIASNILASRLRDLLAAGLLTRDDPGPGRRVTYSLTEPAIELVPVMAELAWWGVRHRPTYPPMRAKAELLYDGGPRMWQQFMEELREQHLGIPLPTARPSTVSEQLDAAGARALAAIS; encoded by the coding sequence ATGTTGGACGAACCGAGGTCGGGCTGCCCGGTCAACGCCGCGGTCGAGGTGCTGGGCGACCGGTGGAGCCTCATCGTGTTGCGCGACATCATGTTCACCAACCGCCGCCACTTCCGGACGCTGCTGCGCGAGTCCGAGGAAGCCATCGCGTCGAACATCCTTGCCAGCAGGCTACGTGATCTTCTCGCCGCTGGCCTGCTCACCCGTGACGACCCGGGGCCCGGTCGCCGTGTTACGTACAGCCTTACCGAACCAGCCATCGAGCTGGTGCCGGTGATGGCGGAGCTCGCCTGGTGGGGTGTGCGGCACCGCCCCACATACCCCCCAATGCGCGCCAAGGCCGAACTGCTGTACGACGGCGGCCCCCGGATGTGGCAGCAGTTCATGGAGGAGTTGCGTGAGCAGCACCTCGGTATTCCGTTGCCCACGGCCAGGCCGTCCACGGTCAGTGAGCAACTCGACGCCGCGGGGGCCAGAGCGCTCGCAGCGATCAGCTAG
- a CDS encoding peptidase inhibitor family I36 protein has translation MAHHHLPRLRSYLPRILVLAAVGLLAGSGVANATGEQRQERAPAEDPTCEQGEFCVWPEEFYDGAPTKFDLRNTNPEECVPLPDNIVARSFVNRIDRHVTVYQDRHCSTEGDFSTYPGGGTFVPRAQYLGRAIQIWN, from the coding sequence ATGGCACATCACCATCTTCCGCGCTTGCGTTCGTATCTACCGCGCATCCTCGTCCTCGCCGCCGTCGGGCTGCTCGCCGGCAGTGGCGTCGCCAACGCGACCGGCGAGCAGCGCCAAGAGCGGGCGCCTGCCGAGGACCCGACCTGCGAACAAGGCGAGTTCTGTGTCTGGCCGGAGGAGTTCTACGACGGCGCACCGACCAAGTTCGACCTGCGAAACACCAATCCGGAGGAATGCGTCCCGCTCCCCGACAATATTGTCGCCCGGTCCTTCGTCAACCGAATCGATCGGCACGTCACCGTATACCAGGACCGCCATTGTTCCACCGAGGGCGACTTCAGCACGTATCCTGGTGGCGGCACGTTCGTTCCGCGGGCTCAGTATCTGGGCCGCGCCATCCAGATCTGGAACTGA
- a CDS encoding MFS transporter produces MGSRSWRSRRSWPSRRGAVIVVFALNGAAFGSWAPRVPALTEQVGAAPGSLGLALLGASAGMLIAAAVTGRLVETFGPRVVIAVSTLAASAALPAIGVAGSVPALATALFGLGVSVGALDVAMNVAGVVVERETGRKSMPIFHAGFSFGALAGSAGAALAAAHAWSPARQLVLAALATALVLALVGGALPGAAPRTTSTSRNRPTGLAPVRRVAMWLLAAIALCSAVAEGASSDWSALLLVTVQQVGEGAAALAYSAFSLAMALTRLAGGMAQARFGPVRVLAGGALCAGAGLCAAAVVPVAAVAYLGFALAGAGLAASFPIALSLAGAAGQRADGSGGEREIAFVTAIAYSGFLAGPPAIGGIAELTSLSTSFVMVGLVATAIGPAAVIAARALSRERAPVC; encoded by the coding sequence GTGGGTTCTCGTTCATGGCGTTCCCGGCGTTCGTGGCCTTCCCGTCGGGGCGCGGTCATCGTGGTGTTCGCGCTGAACGGTGCCGCGTTCGGCTCGTGGGCACCGCGCGTGCCCGCGCTCACCGAACAGGTCGGTGCCGCGCCTGGCTCACTCGGGCTCGCCCTGCTGGGCGCGAGTGCCGGCATGCTCATCGCGGCCGCGGTGACCGGCAGGCTGGTGGAAACGTTCGGCCCCAGGGTCGTGATCGCCGTGTCCACGCTGGCCGCCTCCGCCGCCTTGCCGGCGATCGGCGTCGCGGGGTCGGTACCGGCGCTGGCGACCGCGCTGTTCGGGCTCGGCGTGTCGGTCGGCGCACTCGATGTCGCGATGAACGTGGCCGGGGTCGTGGTCGAAAGGGAGACCGGCCGCAAGTCCATGCCGATCTTCCACGCCGGGTTCAGCTTCGGCGCACTGGCCGGTTCGGCGGGCGCTGCGCTGGCGGCGGCGCACGCGTGGTCGCCCGCCCGGCAGCTCGTCCTCGCCGCGCTGGCGACAGCTCTGGTGCTGGCGCTGGTCGGGGGCGCCCTGCCCGGTGCGGCACCGCGTACGACCAGCACGAGCAGGAACCGGCCGACCGGCCTCGCGCCGGTCCGCAGGGTCGCCATGTGGCTGCTGGCGGCCATCGCCCTGTGCTCGGCGGTCGCCGAAGGGGCCAGCTCGGACTGGTCGGCCCTGCTCCTGGTCACCGTGCAGCAGGTCGGCGAGGGTGCGGCGGCGCTGGCCTACTCGGCCTTCTCCCTGGCCATGGCCCTGACCCGGCTGGCTGGCGGCATGGCGCAGGCGAGATTCGGCCCCGTGCGGGTGCTCGCGGGCGGGGCGTTGTGCGCGGGCGCCGGTCTGTGTGCCGCCGCTGTGGTGCCGGTGGCCGCGGTCGCGTACCTCGGGTTCGCGCTGGCCGGCGCTGGCCTGGCCGCTTCGTTCCCGATCGCGCTGAGCCTGGCGGGAGCGGCCGGGCAGCGGGCCGACGGCAGCGGTGGGGAACGGGAGATCGCGTTCGTCACCGCCATCGCCTACAGCGGTTTCCTCGCCGGGCCACCTGCCATCGGCGGGATCGCCGAGCTCACCTCGCTGTCCACCTCGTTCGTCATGGTCGGCCTGGTCGCCACGGCGATCGGGCCGGCCGCCGTCATCGCCGCGCGAGCCCTGTCCAGGGAACGCGCCCCGGTGTGCTGA
- a CDS encoding LacI family DNA-binding transcriptional regulator translates to MTGSRRQPTLDDLARAVGVSRATVSNAYNRPDQLSAQLRERILHTARTLGYAGPNPTARSLARQRAGAIAFMLDTGLSAAFSDPALSITLDALSSRVDPEGHALLLLPGGENGGPRVERVLAAQADLAVAYSLADDAPALDAVHERGMPLVVIDHPVLPWGARVGIDDRGGAAAAARHLLDQGHRRFGVLSAQCLSQPREGPLTMAEAAHGRFRDNRERLAGYREALVAADIDPESVPIWETSGLSREQAMFGARGLLDSAPRPTALLCMSDELALAAIAAGRERGLRVPEDLSVAGFDDAPPARWSDPPLTTVRQDLVRKGSLAGELGLALLAGGPVPEPVTLGVELVVRGSTGPAPI, encoded by the coding sequence GTGACCGGATCGCGGCGGCAGCCGACCTTGGACGACCTCGCACGTGCGGTCGGCGTTTCCCGGGCTACGGTGTCGAACGCCTACAACCGGCCGGACCAGCTCTCCGCCCAGTTGCGAGAGCGGATCCTGCATACGGCGCGGACGCTCGGATATGCCGGCCCGAACCCCACCGCGAGAAGTCTGGCCAGGCAACGAGCAGGCGCGATCGCGTTCATGCTGGACACCGGGTTGTCCGCGGCGTTCTCCGACCCCGCGCTGTCGATCACTCTGGACGCGCTGTCCTCGCGGGTCGATCCGGAAGGGCATGCCTTACTACTGCTGCCGGGCGGGGAGAACGGCGGGCCGCGGGTCGAGCGGGTGCTGGCGGCCCAGGCCGACCTGGCGGTCGCCTACTCGCTGGCCGATGACGCACCGGCCCTGGATGCCGTGCATGAGCGCGGGATGCCGCTGGTCGTGATCGACCACCCGGTGCTGCCCTGGGGAGCCAGGGTGGGTATCGACGACCGTGGCGGCGCGGCCGCCGCGGCGCGGCACCTGCTCGACCAAGGGCACCGGCGGTTCGGTGTGCTGTCCGCGCAGTGCCTGTCCCAGCCACGGGAGGGTCCGTTGACCATGGCGGAGGCGGCACACGGCCGGTTCCGGGACAACCGGGAGCGGCTTGCCGGGTACCGGGAGGCACTGGTCGCCGCCGACATCGACCCGGAGTCCGTGCCGATCTGGGAGACCTCGGGGTTGTCCAGGGAGCAAGCCATGTTCGGCGCGCGCGGGCTGCTCGACAGCGCGCCCCGGCCGACGGCCCTGCTGTGCATGTCGGACGAGCTGGCGCTGGCCGCGATCGCCGCCGGGCGGGAGCGAGGGTTGCGCGTGCCCGAGGACCTGTCGGTGGCCGGGTTCGACGACGCGCCGCCTGCGCGGTGGTCCGATCCCCCGTTGACCACGGTGCGGCAGGACCTGGTGCGCAAGGGCAGCCTGGCCGGCGAGCTCGGGCTCGCCCTGCTGGCGGGTGGACCGGTACCGGAACCGGTGACCCTCGGGGTCGAGCTGGTGGTCCGCGGCTCCACCGGCCCAGCCCCCATCTAG